Within the Thermosynechococcus sichuanensis E542 genome, the region TTGAGGAGATACAGGTTACTGTTGCCGCCCGTAATTTGAATCAAGCCATTGATGTAACTGGGGTTGCCACCATTGACCCCCGCAAGAATATTGCGAATTTGCGGATTTGAGAGAAAGTTAGCGATTTGGCCGTTACGGACATTGAAGTCACGGAAGAGGTGAAAGAGGTTTTGACCATTCCCCGATAGGCTACCACCGCTAATATCAATCTGTTGACCATTTTGGATGACGGTGGTGCCACTGCCATTGGTGGCTGGGGTAATCTGGCTGTAAGCGGCGCTACTCAACAGTCCCCAAAAGGCTAAGGCGATGGGAAGTAGGTACTGTTGTAGAGTTTTCACGATCACAGCCTCCAGATGATTTATCGAGTCCTGCCGCTGGCGACTCTGTTTTGGGGAGTGCAGAGGCCGTTGTGGAAATTAGCTGTAGCCATTATAGATATGGCAGTAAAATTTCCAAAATGCCGTGTCTTGCGACTTCTTAATCCGCAACGATCGTAAAATGAGCTTAATATTCCTAGGAGTAATGGTCTTGGCACAGGGATTACGGGTTGGCATTTTAGGCGCCACGGGTGCTGTTGGCACGGAAATTTTGGCCATTTTGGCGGAACGGTCGTTTCCAGTGGCAGAGTTGCGGCTGTTGGCTTCGCCCCGTTCAGCCGGTCAAACCCTCTCTTTTGGTGAGACGGTGCTACCGGTACAGGCGGTGAGTGAAGAGACCCTCAAGGGACTGGATTTGATTTTGGCGTCGGCGGGGGCAAGTGTGTCGCGGCAGTGGCTACCGATCGCCATCCAAGGGGGAGCGATCGCCATTGATAATTCCAGTGCCTATCGCATGGAACCCAATGTCCCCTTAGTGGTGCCCGAAGTCAACCCTGAAGATCTCAAAACACACCAAGGCATCATTGCCAATCCCAACTGCACCACGATTTTGATGACCGTTGCGTTATGGCCATTGCATCAGGTGCGACCGATTCGGCGAATTGTAGCGGCAACTTACCAGTCTGCCAGTGGGGCGGGGGCAAAAGCGATGCAAGAACTCAAGGATCAAGCCCTTGATATTCTCAAGGGGCAGCCACCCCGTACAGAGGTCTTTCCCTATCCCTTGGCCTTTAACCTCTTTCCCCACAACTCTCCCCTCAATGACCAGGGCTACTGCCAAGAAGAAATGAAGATGGTCAATGAAACCCGCAAAATTTTCCATGCCCCAGAGTTGCGCCTAACAGCCACCTGTGTGCGTGTGCCTGTGCTGCGTGCCCATTCAGAGGCGCTGAATGTTGAATTTTTTGAGCCTTTTCCGCTGCAAGAAGCGCGCGATCGCCTGCAACAGGCGGCAGGAGTACAGTTTGTTGAGGATTGGCAGCGTAACTATTTCCCGATGCCCCTAGAGGCCACAGGTAAAGACCCAGTGCTAGTGGGACGGTTGCGCCAAGATATTTCCGAACCCAATGCCCTTGAACTGTGGTTGTGTGGCGATCAAATCCGCAAGGGGGCAGCACTAAATGCCGTGCAGATTGCCGAATCGCTGATTGCCCAAGGACTCCTCTAAGCCAAAAGAGCCTACCACGGTTGGCTGAGGACATTGAGGATGTCTTGCCGTGCCAGTACCCGCGCACAGTTGCGCCATTGATCGGGATCGTCGCTGACATGGCGTTCATAGCGCAGCTCAAAGGCGTTGCGGGCTTCTTGGCGGAGGTGGAGGTACTTGTCCATCAAGTCTTCGAGTTGCTCGATGTTGTCAATCCATTCATCCTCAAGGGTGTCGGGCAGGCTGCCAAAGATGTCGTAGCGATCCTTCATACGGCGCGAGAGGGCTTCATAGATTTTTTCATCCAAGGTATTGTGATAAACCAAGTTGAGCATTTCCACGGTGGGGCGGCGTTGGCCAAAGCGTTTGATCCGACCCAAACGTTGCTCGAGACGAGAGGGGTTCCAAGGAAGGTCAACGTTGATTAGGGTGCCAAGGGTTTGCAAGTTCAACCCTTCACAGGCAGCATCGGTGGCAATGACGAGGCGGATGCGGTGGTGCTTGACGCCGTCCTTGATGGCCTCGCGATCCACACTTGTGAATTGTCCCCCTTGCCAAAGACCGCTTTTGCCGACACCCGCATATACCGCAATGAGTTCTGTGGGGAGGGCTTGGGTTAGGGCAGTGGCTACGGCGGTCACGGTATCGTAAAACTGACTGAAAATAATGCAGCCATACTCTAGCCAAGGGTGGGGGTCGGTGAGGGGCTGGGTGAGGAAAGCCAAGACAGCGGTGAGTTTTGGATCGCGGGCTTCGGGACGCTCTAGCTCGGCAATGACTTGTTCGAGGGCGTGCTGCTCGGCAGGGGTGAGGTTACTGAGGATGGAAGTGGCAGAGGCAAGTTCGCCGTCCTCGTCGAGGGATTGATGGTTGAGGATTTTGGTAGCGGTGATCCGTCCAGCCGCAAAGCTAGAGCAGAGGCGTTGCAGGAGAATGGTTTTGAGAAAACCAGCGGTACGAGTGCGTTGACCAAGGGCATGACTAAATTCTTCGGCGGCTGTGTAGGCACACTCAAAGGTATAGTTGGCCATGAGGCCGACACCTATAAAGGGAATGTCACCATAGGT harbors:
- a CDS encoding aspartate-semialdehyde dehydrogenase; amino-acid sequence: MSLIFLGVMVLAQGLRVGILGATGAVGTEILAILAERSFPVAELRLLASPRSAGQTLSFGETVLPVQAVSEETLKGLDLILASAGASVSRQWLPIAIQGGAIAIDNSSAYRMEPNVPLVVPEVNPEDLKTHQGIIANPNCTTILMTVALWPLHQVRPIRRIVAATYQSASGAGAKAMQELKDQALDILKGQPPRTEVFPYPLAFNLFPHNSPLNDQGYCQEEMKMVNETRKIFHAPELRLTATCVRVPVLRAHSEALNVEFFEPFPLQEARDRLQQAAGVQFVEDWQRNYFPMPLEATGKDPVLVGRLRQDISEPNALELWLCGDQIRKGAALNAVQIAESLIAQGLL